From Granulicella sp. WH15, the proteins below share one genomic window:
- a CDS encoding NAD(P)/FAD-dependent oxidoreductase, with product MTPTSPDILIIGAGMAGLTAARTLAESGLRVTVLEATDRVGGRILTHREGSTITELGAEFIHGRPPELWSLIHEAALETYEIEGDHLTITEGHVQPEDEAEEEEFRLLDQLEDWRGPDQTFADFLASHPLAVETRQRITGYVEGFNAADHRIISAASLGVQQKAEEEIEGDRLFRLRDGYDRLPQFLAQKLLEAGGNIVFNAPVHRITWTPGKVHVEANTHHTAPRAILAVPLGVLQSQAIAITPLPNAIREAQRLSMGHVCRFTLLFHEPFWTTLAPRLSFLFSPRTMPPVWWTPHPNSAATLTGWIGGPRSAALASLTPDQLAEAACASLAETFSLPAAHLRSLLIRCVTHDWSRAPTPSAPTATSPQARSKPAPSPPNPPPTPSTSPENTPTPPATGAPSTRPCALASAPPARSSTAESVACFPPAAGSLPPHSSLCAS from the coding sequence GCCACCGACCGCGTCGGCGGCCGTATCCTCACCCACCGCGAGGGCAGCACCATCACCGAGCTGGGAGCCGAGTTCATCCACGGCCGCCCCCCGGAGCTATGGAGCCTCATCCACGAAGCCGCCCTCGAAACCTACGAGATCGAAGGCGACCACCTCACCATCACCGAAGGCCACGTCCAGCCCGAAGACGAGGCCGAAGAAGAAGAGTTCCGCCTCCTCGACCAACTAGAAGACTGGCGCGGCCCAGACCAAACCTTCGCCGACTTCCTCGCGAGCCATCCCCTCGCAGTAGAGACCCGTCAGCGCATCACCGGCTACGTCGAAGGCTTCAACGCCGCCGACCACCGCATCATCAGCGCGGCCTCCCTCGGCGTACAGCAGAAGGCGGAAGAGGAGATCGAAGGCGACCGTCTCTTCCGCCTGCGCGACGGCTACGACCGCCTCCCCCAGTTCCTCGCGCAGAAACTCCTCGAAGCTGGCGGCAACATCGTCTTCAACGCCCCGGTCCACCGAATCACCTGGACCCCAGGCAAGGTCCACGTAGAAGCCAATACCCACCACACCGCCCCACGCGCCATCCTCGCCGTGCCTCTCGGAGTGCTGCAAAGCCAGGCCATCGCCATCACCCCACTTCCCAACGCCATCCGCGAAGCCCAACGCCTCTCCATGGGCCACGTCTGCCGCTTCACCCTCCTCTTCCACGAGCCCTTCTGGACCACCCTGGCCCCGCGCCTCAGCTTCCTCTTCTCGCCCCGCACCATGCCGCCCGTCTGGTGGACACCCCACCCCAACTCCGCCGCCACCCTCACCGGCTGGATCGGCGGCCCGCGCTCCGCCGCGCTAGCCTCCCTCACACCCGACCAGCTAGCCGAAGCCGCCTGCGCCTCCCTCGCCGAGACCTTCTCCCTGCCCGCCGCCCATCTCCGCAGCCTGCTCATCCGCTGCGTCACCCACGACTGGAGCCGCGCCCCCACGCCCTCGGCGCCTACAGCTACGTCCCCGCAGGCGCGCTCGAAGCCTGCGCCCTCTCCACCGAACCCGCCGCCGACACCCTCTACTTCGCCGGAGAACACACCGACACCACCGGCCACTGGGGCACCGTCCACGCGGCCATGCGCTCTGGCCTCCGCGCCGCCCGCCAGATCCTCAACCGCTGAATCCGTAGCCTGCTTTCCTCCCGCTGCCGGTTCTTTGCCTCCTCATTCCTCCCTTTGCGCTTCATAG
- the gcvT gene encoding glycine cleavage system aminomethyltransferase GcvT, which translates to MAEIASELRKTALNATHRAHKAKMVDFGGWDMPVEYSGLIAEHMAVRTGVGIFDVSHMGDIQLRGPGSLAAVQKLLMNDASKLQVGQAHYSAMLYENGTFVDDVVLHKLSDNDYLIVINAGTREKDIQWVRRTIGSMPSIHINDFSDHYTQLAIQGPRAAETLQKLTSTDLSTIKNYWFTWGQVCGLYNVMIARTGYTGEDGFEIYIPSDEPTSSRVWGEVLEAGKEFGIIPCGLGARNTLRLESAMALYGHEISDTINVLEAGLGRYAKFDPAANPEKGDFVGRSALEAVAASGGPKRKLVGLEMIERGIGRDGYRVLNLAGEPIGEITSGSPAPFLKKNIAMAYVPVQYAGLDEVVTVEIRGQQVKAKVVPLPFYKKPKKVTA; encoded by the coding sequence ATGGCTGAGATAGCATCCGAGCTGCGCAAGACCGCGCTCAACGCAACCCACCGCGCCCACAAGGCCAAGATGGTCGACTTCGGCGGCTGGGACATGCCCGTCGAGTACTCCGGCCTCATCGCCGAACACATGGCCGTCCGCACCGGCGTCGGCATCTTCGACGTCTCCCACATGGGCGACATCCAGCTCCGCGGACCCGGCTCGCTCGCCGCCGTGCAGAAGCTCCTGATGAACGACGCCTCCAAGCTCCAGGTCGGCCAGGCCCACTACTCGGCCATGCTCTACGAGAACGGCACCTTCGTCGACGACGTCGTCCTGCACAAGCTCTCCGACAACGACTACCTCATCGTCATCAACGCGGGCACACGCGAAAAAGACATCCAGTGGGTCCGCAGGACCATCGGCTCGATGCCCAGCATCCACATCAACGACTTCTCCGACCACTACACCCAGCTCGCCATTCAAGGCCCCCGCGCCGCCGAGACCCTCCAGAAGCTCACCAGCACGGACCTCAGCACCATCAAGAACTACTGGTTCACCTGGGGCCAGGTCTGCGGCCTCTACAACGTCATGATCGCCCGCACCGGCTACACCGGCGAGGACGGCTTCGAGATCTACATCCCCTCCGACGAGCCGACCAGCAGCCGCGTCTGGGGCGAGGTCCTCGAGGCAGGCAAAGAGTTCGGCATCATCCCCTGCGGCCTGGGCGCTCGCAACACGCTCCGCCTCGAGTCAGCCATGGCCCTCTACGGCCACGAGATCTCGGACACCATCAACGTCCTCGAAGCCGGACTCGGCCGCTACGCCAAGTTCGACCCCGCAGCCAACCCTGAAAAGGGTGACTTCGTAGGCCGTTCTGCTCTTGAAGCCGTAGCAGCCTCAGGCGGTCCCAAGCGCAAGCTGGTCGGCCTCGAGATGATCGAGCGCGGCATCGGCCGCGACGGCTACCGCGTCCTCAACCTCGCCGGAGAACCCATCGGCGAGATCACCAGCGGCTCCCCCGCGCCCTTCCTCAAGAAGAACATCGCCATGGCCTACGTGCCGGTGCAGTACGCCGGTCTCGACGAGGTCGTAACGGTCGAGATCCGTGGCCAGCAGGTCAAGGCCAAGGTCGTCCCGCTGCCCTTCTACAAAAAACCCAAGAAGGTCACCGCCTAA
- the gcvH gene encoding glycine cleavage system protein GcvH, producing the protein MAYPAEYKYTKEHEWVAVEGNIGTVGITDYAQNSLGDIVFVELPKVGDTVDAGKNFGSVESVKAVSDLFAPVTGTVTAINEALSSAPETINTAANTTWMIKVELSDAAQLSTLLSAADYEAFISEETGH; encoded by the coding sequence ATGGCTTACCCAGCCGAGTACAAGTACACCAAGGAACACGAGTGGGTCGCGGTCGAAGGCAACATCGGCACGGTCGGCATCACCGACTACGCCCAGAACTCCCTCGGCGACATCGTCTTCGTCGAGCTGCCCAAGGTCGGCGACACGGTTGACGCGGGCAAGAACTTCGGCTCGGTCGAGTCGGTCAAGGCCGTCTCCGACCTCTTCGCGCCCGTCACCGGCACCGTCACGGCGATCAACGAGGCTCTCTCCTCCGCCCCCGAGACCATCAACACCGCCGCCAACACCACCTGGATGATCAAGGTCGAGCTGAGCGACGCTGCCCAGCTCTCCACTCTGCTCTCGGCCGCCGACTACGAGGCCTTCATCAGCGAAGAGACCGGCCACTAA
- a CDS encoding DUF2911 domain-containing protein: MRCLRVSNCFRVALLGAGLALIASQSAVAATGQMGGMDMGGGAKKPMASPPATATVNFGGQQVVIKYNTPSMRGRKIMGGLVPYGQVWRTGANPATTLITPVPLHIGALLVPAGTYTIYSLPDPKEWKLIVNKQTGQWGTEYTQGMDLGRVPMKGKTLDRPQEVMSISFDGTKGNETELHVRWENTDEFVKVTTP; the protein is encoded by the coding sequence ATGCGATGTCTTCGTGTTTCTAACTGCTTCCGCGTGGCCCTGCTGGGGGCAGGGCTGGCTTTGATCGCTTCACAGAGTGCTGTCGCCGCTACTGGACAGATGGGCGGGATGGATATGGGCGGTGGCGCCAAGAAGCCGATGGCCAGCCCGCCTGCTACGGCGACCGTAAACTTTGGCGGACAGCAGGTTGTCATCAAGTACAACACGCCGTCGATGCGCGGACGCAAGATTATGGGCGGGTTGGTGCCGTATGGGCAGGTCTGGCGGACGGGGGCGAATCCGGCGACGACGCTGATTACGCCGGTGCCGCTGCATATTGGGGCTCTGCTGGTGCCCGCGGGGACGTACACGATCTATTCGCTGCCGGATCCGAAGGAGTGGAAGCTGATTGTGAACAAGCAGACCGGGCAGTGGGGCACGGAGTATACCCAGGGGATGGATCTGGGGCGCGTGCCTATGAAGGGGAAGACGCTCGATAGGCCGCAGGAGGTCATGTCGATCTCGTTCGATGGGACGAAGGGGAATGAGACCGAGCTGCATGTGCGGTGGGAGAATACGGATGAGTTTGTGAAGGTGACCACGCCTTAG
- a CDS encoding ureidoglycolate lyase, which yields MKLLRYGAAGQEKPGLLAADGTIRDLSGVVPDLAGSVLSAESLARLKALDVATLPVVEGTPRLGPCVAQVGKFICIGLNYSDHAAETGMAVPKEPVVFMKATSSIMGPNDTVEIPRGSEKSDWEVELGVVIGKTAKYVSVEDALSHVAGYCVVNDLSERAFQLEGTGQWVKGKSADTFGPIGPWLVTADEVADPQNMTLWLEIDGHEYQRGTTQTMVYGVAFLISYLSRFMSLQQGDVISTGTPPGVGMGQKPPKYLKAGNVIRLGIDGLGEQTQQVVAAE from the coding sequence ATGAAGTTACTTCGTTATGGGGCGGCGGGGCAGGAGAAGCCCGGCTTGTTGGCGGCGGATGGGACGATTCGCGATCTGTCGGGGGTGGTGCCGGATCTGGCGGGGAGCGTGCTCTCGGCGGAGAGCCTGGCGCGGCTGAAGGCTCTTGATGTGGCTACGCTGCCGGTGGTGGAGGGGACGCCGAGGCTGGGGCCATGCGTGGCGCAGGTGGGTAAGTTTATCTGCATCGGGCTGAACTACTCGGACCATGCGGCTGAGACCGGGATGGCCGTGCCCAAGGAGCCGGTGGTGTTCATGAAGGCCACCTCGTCGATCATGGGGCCGAACGATACGGTCGAGATTCCAAGGGGATCGGAGAAGTCGGACTGGGAGGTCGAGCTGGGGGTGGTGATCGGCAAGACGGCCAAGTACGTCAGCGTGGAGGATGCGCTCTCGCATGTGGCCGGGTACTGCGTGGTCAACGACCTGTCGGAGCGGGCGTTTCAGCTCGAGGGAACCGGCCAGTGGGTGAAGGGCAAGAGCGCTGATACCTTTGGGCCGATCGGGCCGTGGCTGGTGACCGCCGATGAGGTGGCCGATCCGCAGAATATGACGCTGTGGCTTGAGATCGATGGCCATGAGTATCAGCGGGGGACGACTCAGACGATGGTATATGGGGTGGCGTTTCTGATCAGCTACCTGAGCCGGTTTATGAGCCTGCAGCAGGGTGATGTGATCTCGACCGGCACGCCCCCGGGAGTGGGGATGGGGCAGAAGCCGCCGAAGTATCTGAAGGCGGGGAATGTGATCCGGCTGGGGATCGATGGGCTGGGGGAGCAGACGCAGCAGGTAGTGGCTGCGGAGTAG
- a CDS encoding SDR family oxidoreductase has protein sequence MGRLAGKTALITAAGQGIGRESALRFADEGATVWATDINQGALDALAALHPSIRPRVLDVRSTEAVDALAAELGALDVLFNCAGYVHQGDIFACEAKDWDFSFDLNVTAMYRTCRAFLPAMLKAGRGSIVNMASIASSLKGIPNRFVYGASKGAVIGLTKAIAADFVAKGIRCNAICPGTVETPSLGERVAAQGPDIEATRAAFIARQPMGRLGKPEEIANLAVYLASDESSFTTGQTHIIDGGWLI, from the coding sequence ATGGGTAGGTTGGCGGGAAAGACCGCACTGATTACGGCGGCGGGGCAGGGGATTGGGCGGGAGTCGGCGCTGCGGTTTGCCGATGAGGGAGCTACGGTCTGGGCGACGGATATCAACCAGGGCGCGCTGGATGCGCTGGCGGCGCTGCATCCTTCGATCCGTCCGCGGGTGCTGGATGTGAGGAGCACGGAGGCGGTGGATGCGCTGGCTGCTGAGCTGGGGGCGCTGGATGTGCTCTTCAACTGCGCGGGGTATGTGCATCAGGGCGACATCTTTGCGTGTGAGGCGAAGGACTGGGATTTCTCCTTCGACCTGAACGTGACCGCGATGTACCGGACGTGTAGGGCGTTTCTGCCTGCGATGCTGAAGGCGGGCAGGGGCAGCATCGTGAATATGGCCTCGATCGCTTCGAGCTTGAAGGGGATTCCGAACCGCTTCGTCTATGGAGCGAGCAAGGGTGCGGTAATCGGGCTGACGAAGGCCATTGCGGCGGACTTTGTGGCCAAGGGGATTCGGTGTAACGCGATCTGTCCGGGGACGGTGGAGACTCCGTCGCTGGGTGAGCGGGTGGCGGCGCAGGGGCCGGATATCGAGGCCACGCGGGCGGCGTTTATCGCGCGGCAGCCGATGGGGCGGCTGGGGAAGCCGGAGGAGATTGCAAATCTGGCGGTCTATCTGGCATCCGATGAGTCTTCGTTTACGACCGGGCAGACGCATATTATTGATGGCGGCTGGCTGATTTAG
- a CDS encoding Gfo/Idh/MocA family oxidoreductase: MITRRAFLDGVAGTAIASTAIASTARSYAQILGSNERLNFAVIGLNGRGQAHLSSLKANQSTARLAYICDVDAHVLAKAATETQSEFGYAPKTEGDFRRILDSKDVDAITIATPDHWHAPLAVLGLRASKHVYVEKPSSHNPREGELLVAAQRKYGKHVQVGDQQRSSDHSIRIIGQIHQGLIGRAYFGKAWYSNNRKSMGTGKVAPVPEWLNWELWQGPVPRSPYKDNIHPYNWHWLQRYGTGESLNNGTHEVDVCRWALQAEYPNRVTSSAGRYHFKDDWEFYDTMVTSFEYPDKLISWEGKCCNNMKYYGRDRGVLIQGTTGTVLLDRAGYEVYDLDGVKKDEFKTPEKISSHDLLSKDSMTDAHFANFIASIRTGEKLHSPIEVGNVSVTMLQLSNISWEVKRDLKIDTTTGHILNDNEAMTHWSRTYEKGWEVHV; the protein is encoded by the coding sequence ATGATTACACGCAGAGCATTTCTCGATGGCGTCGCAGGCACAGCCATCGCCTCCACAGCCATAGCCTCCACAGCCCGCAGCTACGCCCAGATCCTCGGCTCCAACGAGCGCCTCAACTTCGCCGTCATCGGCCTGAACGGACGCGGTCAGGCCCATCTCTCCTCCCTCAAGGCCAACCAGTCCACCGCCCGCCTGGCCTATATCTGCGACGTCGATGCCCACGTCCTGGCCAAGGCCGCCACCGAGACCCAAAGCGAGTTCGGCTACGCCCCCAAGACCGAGGGCGACTTCCGCCGCATCCTCGATAGCAAGGACGTGGATGCCATTACCATCGCCACGCCCGACCACTGGCACGCCCCCCTGGCCGTCCTCGGCCTCCGTGCGAGCAAGCACGTCTACGTCGAAAAGCCCTCCAGCCACAACCCCCGCGAGGGCGAGCTGCTCGTTGCAGCTCAACGCAAGTACGGCAAGCACGTACAGGTAGGCGACCAGCAGCGCTCCTCCGACCACAGCATCCGCATCATCGGTCAGATCCACCAGGGCCTCATCGGCCGCGCCTACTTCGGCAAGGCCTGGTACAGCAACAACCGCAAGTCGATGGGCACCGGCAAGGTCGCGCCGGTCCCCGAGTGGCTCAACTGGGAGCTCTGGCAGGGCCCCGTCCCCCGCAGCCCCTACAAGGACAACATCCACCCCTACAACTGGCACTGGCTCCAGCGCTACGGCACCGGCGAGAGCCTCAACAACGGCACCCACGAGGTCGACGTCTGCCGCTGGGCCTTACAGGCCGAGTACCCCAATCGCGTCACCTCCTCGGCGGGCCGCTACCACTTCAAGGACGACTGGGAGTTCTACGACACCATGGTCACCAGCTTCGAGTACCCCGACAAGCTCATCTCATGGGAGGGCAAGTGCTGCAACAACATGAAGTACTACGGTCGAGACCGCGGCGTCCTGATCCAGGGCACCACCGGCACCGTCCTGCTCGACCGCGCAGGCTACGAGGTCTACGACCTTGACGGCGTCAAGAAGGACGAGTTCAAGACCCCCGAAAAGATCTCCAGCCACGACCTCCTCAGCAAAGACTCCATGACCGACGCCCACTTCGCCAACTTCATCGCCTCGATTCGCACCGGCGAAAAGCTCCACTCCCCCATCGAGGTAGGCAACGTCAGCGTCACCATGCTGCAGCTCTCAAACATCTCCTGGGAGGTCAAGCGCGACCTCAAGATCGACACCACTACCGGCCACATCCTCAATGACAACGAGGCCATGACCCACTGGAGCCGCACCTACGAGAAGGGCTGGGAGGTCCACGTCTAG
- a CDS encoding glycoside hydrolase family 3 C-terminal domain-containing protein translates to MRHRSVALALFVCCGLAVAQDAAKPAYLDPAKPMEQRISDLIGRMTLEEKAAQLNHLNTGIPRLKVPMWGGWNQTLHGVWSKQPTTLFPAAIAMGATWDPELVHTVADTMSDEARALYNAKADGPRSKHGLVYRSPVINISRDPRWGRIQEVFSEDPWLTSRMAVAYVRGLQGDDVQHLKLAATVKHFAVNNVETGRQHLSAEVDERNLMEFWLPHWKAAIMEAHAQSVMSSYNAINGTPDAINHYLLTEILRDQWGFDGFVTDDLGAVALLSGRRSGSAETGQRATEDPVEATALAIKAGNDSDDTEFETNIPLAVKRGLLSVEDVDRALTRVLRVGFRLGAFDPPESSPYSKLAMSVVRSPEHLQLAEKAAAESITLLSNRDNFLPLKKEVVHSVAVIGPAGDADYETGNYYGTPARKEGALAGLRGLLGSGVRVEYERGAGFVEAADSAAIARAVELARRSDVAVLCLGTNLKVEAEGHDRRDLNLPGAQEQLMEAVFAANPKTVLVLMNAGPLAVTWAQDHLPAILAAWYPGEAGGTAIARALFGDDNPGGHLPYTVYASLDGVPAQNEYDVSKGYTYLYFKGLPLYPFGHGLSYTHFEYSHLRLSAASVAATGTVEVSFDLKNTGESAGSDVAQLYTHQRRSAVVQPIKSLRAFERVMLQPGETKRVQFTLPVSRLAFYDVRSKGFMVEPGGFDLQVGSSAEDIRLRGLLEVK, encoded by the coding sequence ATGAGGCATCGTTCTGTTGCTTTGGCACTCTTTGTTTGCTGTGGGCTGGCGGTTGCGCAGGATGCTGCGAAGCCTGCTTATCTCGATCCCGCGAAGCCGATGGAGCAGCGTATCTCTGACCTCATCGGACGGATGACGCTGGAGGAGAAGGCCGCGCAGCTCAACCATCTCAACACCGGGATTCCGCGGCTGAAGGTGCCGATGTGGGGAGGGTGGAATCAGACGCTGCATGGGGTCTGGTCGAAGCAGCCTACGACGCTCTTTCCGGCGGCGATTGCGATGGGGGCGACGTGGGACCCGGAGCTGGTGCATACGGTCGCCGATACGATGTCCGATGAGGCGCGTGCGCTCTACAACGCCAAGGCCGATGGGCCGCGCTCGAAGCATGGGCTGGTGTATCGCTCGCCGGTGATTAATATCAGCCGCGATCCGCGCTGGGGGCGGATTCAGGAGGTCTTCAGCGAAGATCCGTGGCTTACGTCACGGATGGCGGTGGCGTATGTGAGGGGCTTGCAGGGCGATGATGTGCAGCATCTGAAGCTGGCTGCGACGGTGAAGCACTTTGCGGTGAATAACGTGGAGACGGGGCGGCAACATCTCTCGGCCGAGGTGGATGAGCGCAACCTGATGGAGTTCTGGCTGCCGCACTGGAAGGCCGCGATTATGGAGGCTCATGCGCAGTCGGTGATGTCTTCGTATAACGCGATCAATGGGACGCCGGATGCGATCAATCACTATCTGTTGACGGAGATTCTGCGCGATCAGTGGGGCTTTGATGGATTTGTGACGGATGATCTCGGCGCGGTGGCGCTGCTCTCGGGGCGTCGTTCTGGCTCTGCCGAGACGGGGCAGCGGGCTACGGAAGACCCGGTGGAGGCGACGGCGCTGGCCATCAAGGCGGGCAACGACTCGGACGATACGGAGTTCGAGACGAATATTCCTCTGGCGGTGAAGCGCGGGTTGCTCTCGGTGGAGGATGTGGACCGTGCGCTGACGCGGGTACTGCGGGTGGGCTTCCGGCTGGGGGCGTTTGATCCGCCGGAGAGCAGTCCTTATAGCAAGCTGGCGATGAGTGTGGTGCGGTCGCCGGAGCACTTGCAGCTTGCGGAGAAGGCGGCGGCGGAGTCGATCACGCTGCTGAGCAATCGGGATAACTTTCTTCCGCTGAAGAAAGAGGTGGTTCACTCGGTTGCGGTGATTGGTCCGGCGGGCGATGCGGATTATGAGACGGGCAACTACTATGGAACGCCTGCTCGCAAAGAGGGGGCGCTGGCGGGGCTGCGTGGGCTGCTGGGGAGTGGGGTGCGTGTCGAGTATGAGAGGGGCGCGGGGTTTGTGGAGGCTGCGGACTCGGCTGCGATTGCCAGGGCTGTGGAGTTGGCGCGCAGGTCCGATGTGGCTGTGCTTTGTCTGGGGACGAATTTGAAGGTGGAGGCGGAGGGGCATGATCGTCGTGACCTGAATCTGCCGGGAGCGCAGGAGCAGTTGATGGAGGCGGTCTTTGCGGCGAATCCTAAGACGGTGCTGGTGTTGATGAACGCCGGACCGCTGGCGGTTACGTGGGCGCAGGATCATCTGCCTGCGATTCTGGCTGCTTGGTATCCGGGCGAGGCGGGTGGCACGGCCATTGCTCGGGCGCTATTCGGGGATGACAATCCGGGAGGGCATCTGCCGTATACCGTCTATGCCAGCCTGGATGGCGTGCCTGCGCAGAATGAGTACGACGTGTCGAAGGGATACACCTACCTTTACTTCAAGGGGTTGCCGCTCTATCCCTTTGGGCATGGGTTGAGCTATACGCACTTCGAGTACAGCCATCTGAGGCTGTCGGCGGCATCGGTGGCCGCGACGGGGACGGTGGAGGTTTCGTTCGACCTGAAGAATACGGGGGAGAGTGCGGGGTCGGATGTGGCCCAGCTTTATACGCATCAGCGGCGCAGTGCGGTGGTGCAGCCGATCAAGAGTCTGCGGGCCTTTGAGCGGGTGATGTTGCAGCCGGGGGAGACGAAGCGGGTTCAGTTTACGCTGCCCGTCTCCCGGCTGGCTTTTTATGATGTTCGTTCCAAGGGCTTCATGGTTGAGCCGGGTGGCTTCGATTTGCAGGTGGGTTCTTCTGCTGAAGATATCCGGTTGCGGGGTTTGCTTGAGGTGAAGTAA
- a CDS encoding NAD(P)-dependent oxidoreductase, translating to MNQVSVALLGLGTMGSGMAAKLLKAGFSLAVYNRTAAKAAPLAELGARVAATPADAVKGAQVIVAMLADDVVSRAVWTGEDGALAAAEVGAVLVEASTLSPAWVEELAGLASAKGLELLDAPVTGSRVQAEGGQLSFLVGGSDAGLATALPVLRAMSKDVIHLGPSGAGAKMKLVNNFLCGVQVASLAEALVWLERSGLDREKALGILKNGAPGSPLLAGISARMTSRDYTVNFLLKLMTKDLQYAYEAAEENGVKLTTAANAHALFEQAMEDGYAEKDMASVVEPLRAEGHRQDS from the coding sequence ATGAATCAGGTATCGGTAGCGTTGCTTGGGTTGGGGACGATGGGGAGCGGGATGGCGGCGAAGCTGCTCAAGGCTGGGTTTTCGCTGGCTGTTTATAACCGCACGGCGGCGAAGGCGGCTCCTTTGGCGGAGCTGGGGGCGCGGGTGGCGGCTACTCCTGCGGATGCAGTGAAGGGAGCGCAGGTGATTGTTGCGATGCTTGCGGATGATGTTGTTTCGCGTGCGGTTTGGACGGGGGAGGACGGCGCGTTGGCGGCGGCGGAGGTTGGGGCCGTACTGGTGGAGGCTAGTACATTGAGTCCGGCTTGGGTGGAGGAGTTGGCGGGGTTGGCGAGTGCAAAAGGACTGGAACTGCTGGATGCTCCGGTGACTGGGAGCCGGGTGCAGGCGGAAGGCGGGCAGCTCTCGTTTCTTGTGGGCGGATCGGATGCGGGGCTTGCTACGGCGCTGCCGGTGTTGCGGGCGATGAGCAAGGATGTGATTCATCTGGGGCCTTCGGGGGCTGGAGCGAAGATGAAGCTGGTGAATAACTTTCTCTGCGGCGTGCAGGTGGCTTCTTTGGCTGAGGCTTTGGTGTGGCTCGAGCGGAGTGGGCTGGATCGGGAGAAGGCGCTGGGGATTCTGAAGAACGGTGCGCCGGGGAGTCCGCTGCTGGCGGGGATATCGGCGCGGATGACCAGCCGTGATTACACCGTAAACTTTTTGCTGAAGCTGATGACGAAAGACCTTCAGTATGCGTATGAGGCTGCGGAGGAGAATGGCGTGAAGCTGACTACGGCTGCGAATGCGCACGCGCTCTTTGAGCAGGCGATGGAGGATGGCTACGCGGAGAAGGATATGGCTTCGGTGGTCGAGCCGCTGCGTGCCGAGGGGCATCGGCAGGATTCGTAA
- the araD1 gene encoding AraD1 family protein, translating into MAMHLVQLGSASARRVALVEEPHLRCLVGAASIYELALYCLEHALSLGEYARSLATGEVLTYDEVYGGNSEWKLLTPVDVPEEPSRLLVAGTGLTHLGSARQRQAMHLADAPKADVPMTDSMRMFEWGVERGRPAEGEIGVAPEWFYKGDGSVLRAPFAALEIPDHAEDGGEEAELAGVYVIAQDGTPWLVGMAQGNEFSDHKFEKRNYLNLAGSKLRECSLGPELVVGAGFGDVRGEVRIERDGSVIWQKSIASGEENMCHSLANLEHHHFKFAGHRQPGGVHVHFFGADALSFGDGVVLRDGDVMVVAFEGFGRALRNVVREVAKTAQPVRVRSLA; encoded by the coding sequence ATGGCGATGCATCTGGTGCAGTTAGGGAGTGCGTCCGCGCGGCGGGTGGCGCTGGTTGAAGAGCCGCATCTGCGGTGTCTGGTGGGTGCGGCTTCGATCTATGAGCTGGCGTTGTATTGTCTGGAGCATGCTTTGTCGCTGGGGGAGTATGCCCGGTCGCTTGCTACTGGAGAAGTGCTGACCTATGACGAGGTGTATGGGGGGAACTCTGAGTGGAAGCTGCTGACGCCGGTTGATGTGCCGGAGGAGCCTTCGCGGCTGCTGGTGGCGGGGACGGGGTTGACGCATCTGGGGAGTGCGAGGCAGAGGCAGGCGATGCATCTGGCTGATGCTCCGAAAGCGGATGTTCCCATGACGGATAGCATGAGGATGTTCGAGTGGGGTGTGGAGCGGGGGCGTCCGGCGGAGGGAGAGATTGGGGTTGCGCCGGAGTGGTTTTATAAGGGCGATGGCTCGGTGCTGCGTGCTCCCTTTGCGGCGCTCGAGATACCGGATCATGCGGAGGATGGGGGCGAAGAGGCGGAACTGGCTGGGGTCTATGTGATTGCGCAGGATGGGACGCCGTGGCTTGTGGGGATGGCGCAGGGCAATGAATTTTCTGACCATAAGTTCGAGAAGCGCAACTATCTGAACCTGGCGGGATCGAAGTTGCGTGAGTGCAGTCTGGGGCCGGAGCTTGTGGTGGGGGCAGGGTTCGGGGATGTGCGCGGGGAGGTGCGGATCGAGCGGGATGGCTCGGTGATCTGGCAGAAAAGCATTGCGAGTGGGGAAGAGAATATGTGCCATAGTCTTGCGAATTTGGAGCATCATCACTTCAAGTTCGCGGGGCATCGTCAGCCGGGCGGTGTGCATGTGCACTTTTTTGGCGCGGATGCGCTGTCGTTTGGCGATGGCGTGGTGCTGCGGGATGGCGATGTGATGGTGGTGGCGTTTGAAGGCTTTGGGCGGGCGCTGCGGAACGTTGTTCGTGAAGTGGCAAAGACGGCTCAACCGGTTCGTGTGCGGTCGCTGGCTTAG